The genomic region ATGCCAGGGACATTGGTCCTCTGGGATTTGTCTACCTGGATGTAAGTCATGGTTTCAGGGTCAAGGGCAACCCCCAGAAAAGTCGCAAGTTGCAAGGCACCTTTGGCTCCTTCTTCAATGAAAACACCTTTGACATCGAGTTTTTCGCCACTATCTAGCATAAGCCCTTCGACTTCTTTTTCGCCAATGATTTCTTGGGCCTTGGCGGTAATGATTTTCACACCGCTGTCTTCAAGTTCTTTTATTAATGCTTCGGGGACATTGAGGTTGGCACTAACTAAATAAACAGGGGAAGTGATTTTGCTAAGGGTCAGGGCGCCATGGGCTGCTGCACTTTCATCCCCCACCACAGCCACAGGAAGCCCTCGAAAGAAAAACCCGTCACAATCAACACAGTAGCTAACCCCTTTGCCAACAAGGTATTTTTCGCCTTTTATTTTCTTTTTACGCCTGGTGACGCCGGTTGCAATAATTATCGTAAAGGCCTTGATTCTTTCTTCTGATTCGAGTTCGATGCGGAAAAGATTTTCCTCAGGGTCTATTTTCACTACGTCGTAGGGTTGATGTAGGGCCCCAAACTTTTTCGCCTGAGAAAGCCCGGTCTCAAGGACTTCTTTTCCTTCTTTTTTGCCTTCTAGGCCGAAATAGTTTTCAAGATGGGCCTTATAAAGCGCACTTGCTTCGATTTTTC from Thermodesulfatator atlanticus DSM 21156 harbors:
- a CDS encoding NAD(P)/FAD-dependent oxidoreductase, with product MSEIYDVAIIGAGPGGLQAAIHAARRKAKTIVLGKIEASALYKAHLENYFGLEGKKEGKEVLETGLSQAKKFGALHQPYDVVKIDPEENLFRIELESEERIKAFTIIIATGVTRRKKKIKGEKYLVGKGVSYCVDCDGFFFRGLPVAVVGDESAAAHGALTLSKITSPVYLVSANLNVPEALIKELEDSGVKIITAKAQEIIGEKEVEGLMLDSGEKLDVKGVFIEEGAKGALQLATFLGVALDPETMTYIQVDKSQRTNVPGIFAAGDVCGPPFQVAKAVGEGCIAGLSAADEAHKRRKEHEA